From a region of the Salvelinus alpinus chromosome 2, SLU_Salpinus.1, whole genome shotgun sequence genome:
- the LOC139548854 gene encoding zinc finger protein 180-like isoform X1, producing MSSLNYSSPAKEEVVCLTEKEGLWLNIVVKEEKEEEDVTVKQEVEGEAVTVKEEEKDVSVKEEEDEFRVKEVEGVTVKEEEEEKEEDAVFGVKKEGEITVTLIDEEGEIGDLINTRERCDYRGSSGEPQQPHDAEEAEKSLSRSELLKKHQQRPTGKKSHCCSDCGKGCKSSSELKIHQRVHTGEKSHCCSDCGKRLNSSLKLKIHQRLHTRDKPYGCAQCGMSFYSSSYLIRHQRTHTGEKPYSCEQCGKSFTTSGYLIVHQRTHTGEKPYSCDQCGNSFTTSGNLTQHQRTHTGDKLYSCDQCGKSFTTSGSLTQHQRTHTGDKLYSCDQCGKSFTTSGSLTVHQRTHTGEKPYSCDQCGNSFGRSGELTVHQRTHTGEKSYSCDQCVKSFTTSGNLTLHQREHTGEKSYSCDQCDKRYSDKRSLIKHQKIHT from the exons atgagctccctaaactactcctctcctgctaaagaagaggtGGTCTGCTTGACGGAGAAAGAAGGTCtgtggctgaacattgtcgtgaaagaggagaaggaagaagaggatgtcacggtaaaacaagaagtagagggtgaggctgttacagtgaaagaagaagagaaagacgtttcagtgaaagaagaggaagacgagttcagagtgaaagaggtggaaggtgttactgtgaaagaagaggaggaagagaaagaggaggatgccgtttttggagtgaagaaggaaggggagattactgtcacactgatagatgaagagggggagataggagatctgattaacacca gagagagatgtgactatcgtggatcctctggggagcctcaacaacctcatgacgctgaggaggcagagaagagtctctccagatcagaactcctcaagaaacaccagcagagacccacagggaagaaatctcactgctgctctgactgtgggaaaggttgcaaatcttcatcagaacttaaaatacaccagcgagtacacacaggagagaaatctcattgctgctctgactgtggtaAAAGATTAAATTCTTCATTAAAACTTAAAATACATCAAAGATTACACACAAGAGACAAACcatatggctgtgctcaatgtgggatgagttttTATTCATCTAGCTATCTTATtagacaccagagaacacacacaggagagaaaccttatagctgtgaacaatgtgggaagagttttactacatctggctatctcattgtacaccagagaacacacacaggagagaaaccttatagctgtgatcaatgtgggaatagttttactacatctggcaatctgactcaacaccagagaacacacacaggagataaattgtatagctgtgatcaatgtgggaagagttttactacatctggctctctgactcaacaccagagaacacacacaggagataaattgtatagctgtgatcaatgtgggaagagttttactacatctggctctctgactgtacaccagagaacacacacaggagagaaaccttatagctgtgatcaatgtgggaatagTTTTGGTAGATCTGGagagctgacagtgcaccagagaacacacacaggagagaaatcttacagctgtgatcaatgtgtgaagagttttactacatctggcaatctgactctacaccagagagaacacacaggagagaaatcgtatagctgtgatcagtgtgacaagagatactctgataaaagatctctgatcaaacatcagaaaatacatacatga